The following are from one region of the Salvia splendens isolate huo1 chromosome 2, SspV2, whole genome shotgun sequence genome:
- the LOC121786946 gene encoding transcription factor GAMYB-like, translating into MSCESDESNPSGVDPPPVDDGIEGNVGGNGPLKKGPWTTAEDAILIEYVTKHGEGNWNAVQKHSGLARCGKSCRLRWANHLRPDLKKGSFTAEEECLIIKLHANMGNKWARMATELPGRTDNEIKNYWNTRIKRRQRAGLPPDICLKSLNDDLQSEDMSNLPSGNLHHPELKPIHIPRVEFKNFDAQGLLDFPANNWLDISASGLLTQRPNSPYDNKSLFPAVHPSKRFRWSEPVFSGLNAPTCNVFPGGNQYHIDNSTQIGKSSVFSAYDHNPVTYHARASSLPNGSHAVSNGHSSSEPSWAMKLELPSLQTQMGIWGSPSPSSPLPSVDTFNQTPPNEQNSGLLEAVIYDSDAMRNSKSNSAQHTPHDSTMMDDSEFALHELEWEAYEEQNSSLGHSSSSVFSESTPISGNSFDEPFSMGFPVNEEAINGALMPYANNVETRNQLIFSRTDFSVASNCLGTVEHPTKEHELKDAATFLGGDLSRESKTVDAMGTPSTPGYLDHDFGTWNIVPYI; encoded by the exons ATGTCGTGTGAAAGTGATGAGAGTAATCCCAGTGGCGTAGATCCCCCGCCTGTTGATGATGGTATTGAAGGGAATGTCGGTGGGAATGGCCCACTTAAAAAAGGTCCGTGGACTACTGCAGAAGATGCaattttaattgaatatgtTACAAAACACGGAGAGGGAAACTGGAACGCAGTTCAGAAACACTCAGGTCTTGCCCGCTGTGGAAAAAGTTGTCGTTTGAGGTGGGCGAATCACCTCAGACCAGATCTTAAGAAAGGTTCATTTACAGCCGAGGAGGAGTGTCTCATAATTAAACTCCATGCCAATATGGGAAACAAATGGGCTCGAATGGCTACTGAG TTGCCTGGCCGCACAGACAATGAGATTAAGAATTACTGGAACACCAGAATCAAAAGAAGACAACGTGCTGGCCTACCACCTGATATCTGTTTGAAGTCATTGAACGATGACCTGCAAAGTGAAGACATGAGTAATTTACCATCTGGTAATCTGCACCATCCAGAACTCAAGCCAATTCACATTCCACGAGTGGAATTTAAGAATTTTGACGCACAGGGCCTTCTTGATTTTCCTGCCAATAACTGGCTTGATATTTCCGCAAGTGGCCTGCTTACTCAGCGTCCAAACTCTCCATACGACAACAAGTCCTTGTTCCCAGCAGTTCATCCATCCAAGCGTTTTCGATGGTCCGAACCAGTGTTCAGTGGCTTAAATGCTCCTACCTGTAATGTTTTCCCTGGTGGGAATCAGTACCATATTGATAATTCTACACAAATTGGTAAATCTTCGGTGTTCTCTGCATATGATCATAATCCTGTAACTTACCATGCAAGAGCTTCGAGTTTACCTAATGGCAGCCATGCCGTCTCAAATGGCCACTCTTCTTCAGAGCCTTCTTGGGCAATGAAGCTGGAGCtcccttcactccaaactcAGATGGGTATTTGGGGCTCACCCTCGCCCTCTTCTCCTTTACCTTCCGTTGATACCTTTAACCAAACGCCCCCAAATGAGCAGAATAGCGGTCTATTAGAAGCAGTAATCTATGACTCAGACGCTATGAGAAACTCCAAGAGCAACAGTGCTCAGCACACTCCACATGATTCCACTATGATGGATGACTCAGAATTTGCTCTCCACGAGTTGGAATGGGAAGCATATGAAGAACAAAACTCTTCTTTAGGTCATTCTTCCTCATCGGTGTTCAGTGAGAGCACCCCCATCAGTGGGAACTCGTTTGATGAGCCCTTCTCCATGGGTTTTCCAG TTAACGAAGAAGCAATAAACGGGGCTCTAATGCCATATGCTAATAATGTTGAGACAAGAAACCAGTTGATTTTTTCCAGAACGGATTTCTCAGTTGCCTCAAACTGCTTGGGCACAGTGGAACACCCTACTAAGGAACACGAGCTAAAAGATGCAGCAACATTTCTTGGTGGCGATTTGAGCAGAGAAAGCAAAACAGTTGATGCAATGGGAACTCCATCAACTCCAGGCTACCTTGATCATGATTTCGGTACTTGGAACATCGTGCCTTACATCTAG
- the LOC121786975 gene encoding BTB/POZ and MATH domain-containing protein 4-like isoform X1 yields the protein MAETPNQTSPTRSSSVTETVNGSHKFVIQGYSMAKGMGVGKHLASEEFTVGGYKWAIYFYPDGKNPEDNSTYVSVFIALASEGTDVRALFELTLMDQSGKGKHKVHSHFDRSLESGPYTLKYRGSMWGYKRFFRRAMLETSDYLRDDCLKINCTVGVVVSAIDCSRLHSIQVPDSDIGSDIGMLLENMEGFDITFNVSGEKFHAHKLVLAARSPKFQSELLEGVDTEVEEVMVPDMEPKVFKALLHFIYRDALAENELIASSSCSTSVVADTLTAKLLAAADHYDLERLKRICESHLCKDISVDSVTQVLSLADRYNAAELKDVCLKFAAENLAAVMRSDGFEYLKENCPSLQSVAGCDEDCSNGGGKSGSVWAQLTDGGDNSGRRVRQRT from the exons ATGGCAGAAACGCCGAACCAGACATCGCCGACGCGTTCCAGCTCGGTGACGGAGACGGTGAACGGGTCGCACAAGTTTGTGATACAGGGTTACTCTATGGCGAAAGGCATGGGTGTAGGGAAACACTTAGCGAGCGAAGAATTCACGGTGGGAGGGTACAAATGGGCGATTTATTTCTATCCCGACGGGAAGAACCCCGAGGACAATTCGACCTACGTGTCGGTGTTCATTGCGCTGGCCAGCGAGGGTACGGATGTGCGGGCGCTCTTCGAGCTCACGCTTATGGATCAGAGCGGGAAAGGGAAGCATAAGGTGCATAGCCATTTCGATAGGTCGCTCGAGAGCGGCCCCTATACGCTTAAATACCGCGGTAGCATGTG GGGATACAAGCGTTTTTTCAGGAGAGCTATGCTTGAAACATCAGATTATCTTCGAGATGATTGCTTGAAGATCAACTGTACTGTTGGAGTTGTTGTTTCTGCTATTGATTGTTCTAGGTTACACTCTATTCAGGTTCCAGATTCTGATATTGGGTCAGACATAGGCATGCTTTTAGAAAACATGGAAGGTTTTGATATCACATTCAATGTATCTGGGGAGAAATTTCATGCCCACAAGTTGGTATTAGCTGCCCGTTCCCCCAAATTTCAGTCTGAACTCCTTGAAGGAGTAGATACTGAAGTGGAAGAGGTTATGGTACCGGACATGGAACCTAAAGTTTTTAAG GCTCTGCTGCACTTCATCTACAGAGATGCATTGGCTGAAAATGAGCTCATAGCATCTAGCTCTTGCTCTACTTCAGTGGTAGCTGACACCTTAACTGCAAAATTGCTAGCTGCAGCTGATCATTATGACTTAGAAAGACTCAAAAGGATATGTGAATCTCATCTTTGCAAAGATATATCTGTAGATTCAGTTACACAAGTACTTTCTTTGGCAGATCGTTATAATGCGGCCGAATTGAAAGATGTATGCCTAAAATTTGCTGCTGAGAACCTGGCAG CTGTCATGCGTTCAGATGGTTTTGAATATCTTAAAGAAAATTGCCCATCTCTACAGTCTGTGGCTGGTTGTGATGAAGACTGCAGCAACGGTGGTGGCAAGTCTGGGAGTGTGTGGGCTCAGCTCACTGACGGTGGTGACAACAGTGGCCGGAGGGTCAGGCAACGAACTTAA
- the LOC121786975 gene encoding BTB/POZ and MATH domain-containing protein 4-like isoform X2 — MAETPNQTSPTRSSSVTETVNGSHKFVIQGYSMAKGMGVGKHLASEEFTVGGYKWAIYFYPDGKNPEDNSTYVSVFIALASEGTDVRALFELTLMDQSGKGKHKVHSHFDRSLESGPYTLKYRGSMWGYKRFFRRAMLETSDYLRDDCLKINCTVGVVVSAIDCSRLHSIQVPDSDIGSDIGMLLENMEGFDITFNVSGEKFHAHKLVLAARSPKFQSELLEGVDTEVEEVMVPDMEPKVFKALLHFIYRDALAENELIASSSCSTSVVADTLTAKLLAAADHYDLERLKRICESHLCKDISVDSVTQVLSLADRYNAAELKDVCLKFAAENLAVCGWL; from the exons ATGGCAGAAACGCCGAACCAGACATCGCCGACGCGTTCCAGCTCGGTGACGGAGACGGTGAACGGGTCGCACAAGTTTGTGATACAGGGTTACTCTATGGCGAAAGGCATGGGTGTAGGGAAACACTTAGCGAGCGAAGAATTCACGGTGGGAGGGTACAAATGGGCGATTTATTTCTATCCCGACGGGAAGAACCCCGAGGACAATTCGACCTACGTGTCGGTGTTCATTGCGCTGGCCAGCGAGGGTACGGATGTGCGGGCGCTCTTCGAGCTCACGCTTATGGATCAGAGCGGGAAAGGGAAGCATAAGGTGCATAGCCATTTCGATAGGTCGCTCGAGAGCGGCCCCTATACGCTTAAATACCGCGGTAGCATGTG GGGATACAAGCGTTTTTTCAGGAGAGCTATGCTTGAAACATCAGATTATCTTCGAGATGATTGCTTGAAGATCAACTGTACTGTTGGAGTTGTTGTTTCTGCTATTGATTGTTCTAGGTTACACTCTATTCAGGTTCCAGATTCTGATATTGGGTCAGACATAGGCATGCTTTTAGAAAACATGGAAGGTTTTGATATCACATTCAATGTATCTGGGGAGAAATTTCATGCCCACAAGTTGGTATTAGCTGCCCGTTCCCCCAAATTTCAGTCTGAACTCCTTGAAGGAGTAGATACTGAAGTGGAAGAGGTTATGGTACCGGACATGGAACCTAAAGTTTTTAAG GCTCTGCTGCACTTCATCTACAGAGATGCATTGGCTGAAAATGAGCTCATAGCATCTAGCTCTTGCTCTACTTCAGTGGTAGCTGACACCTTAACTGCAAAATTGCTAGCTGCAGCTGATCATTATGACTTAGAAAGACTCAAAAGGATATGTGAATCTCATCTTTGCAAAGATATATCTGTAGATTCAGTTACACAAGTACTTTCTTTGGCAGATCGTTATAATGCGGCCGAATTGAAAGATGTATGCCTAAAATTTGCTGCTGAGAACCTGGCAG TCTGTGGCTGGTTGTGA
- the LOC121786932 gene encoding serrate RNA effector molecule-like isoform X1 yields MAEVLSATEDEIDLRRETSTDEKPPEAAPSDTTPADASPPPPPPQPPRRAIPDRDSRDRRDDRDYDRPPRREYYDRNRSPPLPPPRERDYHKRGRMSPSPPPPPYRDRRGGGPHSPPPRRSPPFPPYKRRRDDGHDGRRGSPRGGYGPGDRRFGYDYPGGYDRDNGGRPGYPDERPPGRYMGRGGGGYQGDWDSGRGAFADTFGAGGTQREGMMSYKQFIQELEDDILPSEAECRYQEYRTEYISTQKRTYFNSHKDEEWLKDKYHPTNLLAVIERRNELAKKLANGFQHDLQGGTLDIGPAFSPSSSNKAEQSSEPNSEDETDGKRRRPNRGGAKESELSSARKAHPVCSETRRIQIDIGQAQALVRKLDAEKGIDENILSRSDNDRMSRDKSHGSSSGPVIIIRGLNTIKGLEGTELLDTLLTYLWRIHGVDYYGLVETNEAKGLRHIRAEGKDPDAIGNGNEWEKKLDSRWEERLKNFDPLEVMAAKEKIDAAALEALDPHVRKIRDEKYGWKYGCGAKGCTKLFHAAEFVHKHLKLKHPEVVMEQTSKVREELYFQNYMNDENAPGGTPVMQPSLREKQQRRRPGPDNRMKDDRGNRRERDNCANGSEHFDRSENPQSGDFNNGDGATGNNPDEQMFDSFGGQGIPVAAFSSDIPPPVLMPVPGAGPLGPFVPAPPEVAMRMLRDQGGPTPFEGGRNGLGGPSPIIAMPHTLRQDPRQMRSYNDLDAPDDEVTVIDYRSL; encoded by the exons ATGGCCGAAGTTCTGAGCGCCACCGAGGATGAAATCGACCTCCGCCGAGAAACGAGTACCGACGAAAAGCCTCCCGAAGCTGCTCCCTCCGATACTACCCCGGCCGACGCATCACCGCCGCCCCCTCCGCCTCAGCCGCCGCGCCGCGCCATCCCCGACCGCGACTCCCGAGATCGCCGTGATGACCGGGACTATGACCGCCCTCCGCGCCGCGAATACTATGATCGCAACCGATCGCCGCCTCTGCCCCCGCCGCGTGAAAGAGATTATCATAAGCGCGGCAGGATGAGTCCGAGCCCCCCTCCACCTCCGTATCGTGACCGACGCGGGGGAGGCCCGCATTCTCCGCCTCCTAGAAGGTCTCCGCCGTTTCCTCCCTACAAGCGGAGGAGGGACGATGGTCATGATGGCAGGAGAGGGAGCCCCAGGGGAGGGTATGGGCCTGGGGATCGAAG GTTTGGCTATGACTATCCTGGTGGATATGACCGTGACAATGGGGGCAGACCTGGCTATCCTGATGAAAGACCTCCTGGTCGGTATATGGGCCGCGGAGGTGGTGGGTACCAAGGCG ATTGGGATTCTGGCCGTGGTGCTTTTGCTGATACATTTGGTGCTGGTGGAACCCAGAG GGAAGGAATGATGTCTTACAAGCAGTTCATTCAGGAGCTTGAAGATGATATATTGCCTTCTGAAGCAGAGTGCAG GTATCAAGAGTACCGGACAGAGTACATATCAACCCAGAAACGAACTTACTTCAATTCACATAAAGATGAAGAATG GTTGAAAGACAAATATCATCCGACGAACTTGCTCGCTGTCATAGAACG GAGGAATGAACTTGCAAAGAAGTTGGCAAATGGTTTTCAGCATGATCTGCAGGGTGGGACTCTGGATAT AGGTCCTGCTTTTAGTCCTTCCTCATCAAACAAGGCAGAACAATCCAGTGAGCCAAATTCCGAAGATGAAACAGATGGCAAAAGAAGGCGGCCCAATCGTGGTGGTGCCAAGGAATCCGAACTCTCTTCTGCCCGAAAGGCCCACCCTGTCTGTTCAGAGACTAGAAGAATTCAGATTGACATTGGACAAGCTCAAGCTCTTGTACGGAAACTTGATGCGGAAAAGGGAATTGATGAAAACATTTTATCTCGATCTGATAATGATAGGATGAGCAGAGATAAATCTCATGGAAGTTCAAGTGGTCCAGTTATCATCATAAGGggtttaaatacaataaaaggtcTAGAGGGGACTGAACTTCTGGACACTCTCCTGACTTATCTCTGGCGTATTCATGGAGTTGATTATTATGGATTGGTTGAAACAAATGAAGCCAAAGGTCTACGGCATATTAGAGCTGAGGGGAAGGACCCCGATGCAATTGGTAATGGAAACGAGTGGGAGAAGAAATTGGATTCTCGTTGGGAAGAGAGACTAAAGAATTTCGATCCACTGGAAGTAATGGCCGCAAAGGAGAAGATAGATGCTGCAGCTCTTGAAGCTTTGGATCCGCATGTCCGCAAAATTAGGGATGAAAAATATGGCTGGAAGTATGGATGCGGAGCAAAAGGTTGTACAAAGCTCTTCCATGCTGCAGAGTTTGTTCACAAACATTTGAAGTTGAAACACCCAGAAGTTGTCATGGAACAGACATCAAAAGTTCGTGAAGAGTTGTACTTCCAGAACTACATGAA TGATGAAAATGCGCCTGGAGGGACGCCTGTCATGCAACCTTCTTTG AGGGAAAAGCAACAAAGACGAAGACCGGGTCCAGATAACAGAATGAAAGATGATAGAGGAAACCGCAGAGAACGTGATAATTGTGCAAATGGCAGTGAACACTTTGATAGATCTGAGAATCCTCAGTCTGGGGATTTTAACAATGGTGATGGTGCTACGGGGAACAACCCGGATGAACAAATGTTTGATTCTTTTGGTGGGCAAGGCATTCCTGTTGCTGCTTTCTCTTCAGACATACCTCCTCCTGTGCTGATGCCTGTTCCGGGTGCTGG TCCACTAGGTCCTTTTGTCCCTGCTCCTCCTGAGGTTGCTATGCGGATGTTACGAGACCAAGGGGGGCCTACCCCATTTGAAGGTGGCAGAAATGGGTTAGGTGGACCTTCTCCAATAATTGCTATGCCACATACACTTCGACAGGATCCCCGGCAAATGCGAAG CTACAATGATCTGGATGCACCAGATGATGAGGTGACAGTTATAGATTACAGGAGCTTGTGA
- the LOC121786932 gene encoding serrate RNA effector molecule-like isoform X2 has product MAEVLSATEDEIDLRRETSTDEKPPEAAPSDTTPADASPPPPPPQPPRRAIPDRDSRDRRDDRDYDRPPRREYYDRNRSPPLPPPRERDYHKRGRMSPSPPPPPYRDRRGGGPHSPPPRRSPPFPPYKRRRDDGHDGRRGSPRGGYGPGDRRFGYDYPGGYDRDNGGRPGYPDERPPGRYMGRGGDWDSGRGAFADTFGAGGTQREGMMSYKQFIQELEDDILPSEAECRYQEYRTEYISTQKRTYFNSHKDEEWLKDKYHPTNLLAVIERRNELAKKLANGFQHDLQGGTLDIGPAFSPSSSNKAEQSSEPNSEDETDGKRRRPNRGGAKESELSSARKAHPVCSETRRIQIDIGQAQALVRKLDAEKGIDENILSRSDNDRMSRDKSHGSSSGPVIIIRGLNTIKGLEGTELLDTLLTYLWRIHGVDYYGLVETNEAKGLRHIRAEGKDPDAIGNGNEWEKKLDSRWEERLKNFDPLEVMAAKEKIDAAALEALDPHVRKIRDEKYGWKYGCGAKGCTKLFHAAEFVHKHLKLKHPEVVMEQTSKVREELYFQNYMNDENAPGGTPVMQPSLREKQQRRRPGPDNRMKDDRGNRRERDNCANGSEHFDRSENPQSGDFNNGDGATGNNPDEQMFDSFGGQGIPVAAFSSDIPPPVLMPVPGAGPLGPFVPAPPEVAMRMLRDQGGPTPFEGGRNGLGGPSPIIAMPHTLRQDPRQMRSYNDLDAPDDEVTVIDYRSL; this is encoded by the exons ATGGCCGAAGTTCTGAGCGCCACCGAGGATGAAATCGACCTCCGCCGAGAAACGAGTACCGACGAAAAGCCTCCCGAAGCTGCTCCCTCCGATACTACCCCGGCCGACGCATCACCGCCGCCCCCTCCGCCTCAGCCGCCGCGCCGCGCCATCCCCGACCGCGACTCCCGAGATCGCCGTGATGACCGGGACTATGACCGCCCTCCGCGCCGCGAATACTATGATCGCAACCGATCGCCGCCTCTGCCCCCGCCGCGTGAAAGAGATTATCATAAGCGCGGCAGGATGAGTCCGAGCCCCCCTCCACCTCCGTATCGTGACCGACGCGGGGGAGGCCCGCATTCTCCGCCTCCTAGAAGGTCTCCGCCGTTTCCTCCCTACAAGCGGAGGAGGGACGATGGTCATGATGGCAGGAGAGGGAGCCCCAGGGGAGGGTATGGGCCTGGGGATCGAAG GTTTGGCTATGACTATCCTGGTGGATATGACCGTGACAATGGGGGCAGACCTGGCTATCCTGATGAAAGACCTCCTGGTCGGTATATGGGCCGCGGAGGTG ATTGGGATTCTGGCCGTGGTGCTTTTGCTGATACATTTGGTGCTGGTGGAACCCAGAG GGAAGGAATGATGTCTTACAAGCAGTTCATTCAGGAGCTTGAAGATGATATATTGCCTTCTGAAGCAGAGTGCAG GTATCAAGAGTACCGGACAGAGTACATATCAACCCAGAAACGAACTTACTTCAATTCACATAAAGATGAAGAATG GTTGAAAGACAAATATCATCCGACGAACTTGCTCGCTGTCATAGAACG GAGGAATGAACTTGCAAAGAAGTTGGCAAATGGTTTTCAGCATGATCTGCAGGGTGGGACTCTGGATAT AGGTCCTGCTTTTAGTCCTTCCTCATCAAACAAGGCAGAACAATCCAGTGAGCCAAATTCCGAAGATGAAACAGATGGCAAAAGAAGGCGGCCCAATCGTGGTGGTGCCAAGGAATCCGAACTCTCTTCTGCCCGAAAGGCCCACCCTGTCTGTTCAGAGACTAGAAGAATTCAGATTGACATTGGACAAGCTCAAGCTCTTGTACGGAAACTTGATGCGGAAAAGGGAATTGATGAAAACATTTTATCTCGATCTGATAATGATAGGATGAGCAGAGATAAATCTCATGGAAGTTCAAGTGGTCCAGTTATCATCATAAGGggtttaaatacaataaaaggtcTAGAGGGGACTGAACTTCTGGACACTCTCCTGACTTATCTCTGGCGTATTCATGGAGTTGATTATTATGGATTGGTTGAAACAAATGAAGCCAAAGGTCTACGGCATATTAGAGCTGAGGGGAAGGACCCCGATGCAATTGGTAATGGAAACGAGTGGGAGAAGAAATTGGATTCTCGTTGGGAAGAGAGACTAAAGAATTTCGATCCACTGGAAGTAATGGCCGCAAAGGAGAAGATAGATGCTGCAGCTCTTGAAGCTTTGGATCCGCATGTCCGCAAAATTAGGGATGAAAAATATGGCTGGAAGTATGGATGCGGAGCAAAAGGTTGTACAAAGCTCTTCCATGCTGCAGAGTTTGTTCACAAACATTTGAAGTTGAAACACCCAGAAGTTGTCATGGAACAGACATCAAAAGTTCGTGAAGAGTTGTACTTCCAGAACTACATGAA TGATGAAAATGCGCCTGGAGGGACGCCTGTCATGCAACCTTCTTTG AGGGAAAAGCAACAAAGACGAAGACCGGGTCCAGATAACAGAATGAAAGATGATAGAGGAAACCGCAGAGAACGTGATAATTGTGCAAATGGCAGTGAACACTTTGATAGATCTGAGAATCCTCAGTCTGGGGATTTTAACAATGGTGATGGTGCTACGGGGAACAACCCGGATGAACAAATGTTTGATTCTTTTGGTGGGCAAGGCATTCCTGTTGCTGCTTTCTCTTCAGACATACCTCCTCCTGTGCTGATGCCTGTTCCGGGTGCTGG TCCACTAGGTCCTTTTGTCCCTGCTCCTCCTGAGGTTGCTATGCGGATGTTACGAGACCAAGGGGGGCCTACCCCATTTGAAGGTGGCAGAAATGGGTTAGGTGGACCTTCTCCAATAATTGCTATGCCACATACACTTCGACAGGATCCCCGGCAAATGCGAAG CTACAATGATCTGGATGCACCAGATGATGAGGTGACAGTTATAGATTACAGGAGCTTGTGA
- the LOC121760609 gene encoding uncharacterized protein LOC121760609, with amino-acid sequence MEGGITAEELSTIGGIATVSLLHSFIPTHWLPFSIVGRAQKWTLSRTLLVTAFGAVLHVLSTSLLGITAITITNTIAGEETVHKLASLLLIFLGGGYIALFLIGKGGHSHSHNQPMEKMAFASLVLAPALSPCATTLPVFLAVGNSSSLMVLAIIVLLFSTITVMTSLVALSFYGASQIKFHWAERYDKLLVGSVLCLVGVLTLIFHDHDGEAKHLHRKIISL; translated from the exons ATGGAGGGTGGAATTACGGCGGAGGAATTGTCGACTATCGGCGGCATAGCCACCGTCTCGTTGCTGCACTCCTTCATCCCCACTCACTGGCTCCCGTTTTCTATTGTCGGCCGCGCTCAGAAATGGACGCTTTCTCGAACTCTTCTCGTTA CTGCATTTGGAGCAGTATTGCATGTCCTATCCACTTCACTGCTTGGCATAACAGCAATCACCATAACAAACACTATAGCCGGAGAGGAAACTGTGCATAAACTTGCATCGTTGTTACTTATTTTTCTTGGTGGTGGTTATATTGCGTTGTTTCTAATTGGAAAGGGTGGTCATAGCCATTCCCACAATCAACCTATGGAAAAAATGGCTTTTGCCAGTCTTGTTCTTGCCCCTGCATTGTCTCCCTGTGCAACCACTCTTCCAGTATTTCTTGCTGTCGGAAACTCATCCTCTTTGATGGTGCTTGCTATTATAGTCCTATTATTCAG CACAATAACTGTAATGACGTCTCTAGTGGCCCTCTCATTCTATGGTGCAAGTCAGATCAAGTTCCACTGGGCCGAGCGCTATGACAAGCTTCTTGTAGGATCAGTTCTATGTTTAGTTGGAGTCCTGACCCTTATTTTCCATGATCATGATGGAGAAGCCAAGCATTTGCATAGGAAGATAATCTCATTGTAA